One window of Gammaproteobacteria bacterium genomic DNA carries:
- the dapB gene encoding 4-hydroxy-tetrahydrodipicolinate reductase, producing the protein MTTRVAIMGAAGRMGRALIEACSLTPAVKLTAAVDRPDSSLVDKDAGECSGVWSMAVPITGSLEAAADFDVLIDFTLPEVTLDNIEYCRAHGKRMVIGTTGMSSEQQATITAAAMKHAIVFAPNMSAGVTLSLKLLALATQVLGDGVDIDIVEAHHKHKIDAPSGTALRMGEVIAEAQGRKLQDVAVYGRGIGRSEERKPGTIAFSSIRAGDIVGDHTVIFADEGERLEITHRATSRMNFARGALRAAVWVMQQKSGLFDMQDVLGITQESK; encoded by the coding sequence ATGACCACACGTGTAGCTATCATGGGCGCTGCCGGGCGCATGGGCAGGGCACTGATTGAAGCCTGCAGCCTGACGCCTGCGGTAAAACTCACCGCCGCCGTAGACCGGCCCGACAGCAGTCTTGTAGACAAGGACGCCGGTGAATGCAGCGGCGTCTGGTCGATGGCTGTGCCCATCACCGGCAGCCTGGAAGCGGCTGCGGATTTTGACGTGCTGATAGACTTCACCCTGCCCGAGGTCACGCTGGACAATATCGAATATTGCCGGGCTCACGGCAAGCGCATGGTGATCGGCACCACCGGCATGTCGTCTGAGCAGCAGGCCACGATTACGGCGGCGGCAATGAAGCATGCCATTGTCTTTGCGCCCAATATGAGCGCGGGCGTTACCCTGAGCCTGAAGCTGTTGGCGCTGGCGACGCAGGTGCTGGGTGATGGCGTGGATATCGACATCGTCGAGGCACATCACAAGCACAAAATTGACGCGCCCTCTGGCACCGCCTTGCGCATGGGCGAGGTCATTGCAGAAGCGCAGGGGCGCAAGCTGCAGGATGTTGCCGTCTACGGCCGTGGGATCGGGCGTAGCGAGGAACGTAAACCCGGCACCATTGCCTTTTCCAGCATCCGGGCAGGCGACATTGTCGGCGATCACACGGTGATATTCGCCGATGAAGGCGAGCGCCTCGAAATTACCCACCGGGCCACCAGCCGCATGAACTTCGCGCGCGGTGCACTGCGGGCAGCCGTCTGGGTGATGCAGCAAAAGTCGGGGCTGTTTGATATGCAGGATGTGCTGGGTATTACTCAGGAGTCAAAATAA
- the hrcA gene encoding heat-inducible transcriptional repressor HrcA, with protein MDKSINSISRQAAAELPAISERARFLLKNLVGRYIRDGQPVSSRALARDAGLDLSPATIRNVMADLEDMGLITAPHTSAGRIPTAQGYRLFVDSLLNIQPLGSSEVLRIKSQFDPDKSTHGLLETASTLLSEVTRMASVVLLPRRDQAAFRHVEFLPLSDNRVLVILVINEREVQNRIIHTERQYSPSELQQAANYLNSVFSGQNLHAVRTRLLQDLNETREGMNNMMALAIEAAEQAFGTTQDPSDYLLAGQIHLLRQAQGLDIDKLRQLFDAFTQKRDLLYLLDQCLNARGVQIFIGAESGYNVLQDYSVVTSPYEADGKVIGVLGVIGPTRMLYDRVIPMVDITAKLLGAALNQRG; from the coding sequence ATGGACAAGTCCATTAACAGCATATCCAGACAGGCCGCTGCCGAGTTGCCTGCCATCAGCGAGCGGGCACGTTTCCTGCTGAAGAATCTGGTCGGGCGTTATATCCGCGACGGGCAGCCGGTGAGTTCGCGCGCGCTGGCCCGGGATGCCGGCCTGGACCTGAGCCCGGCTACCATCCGCAATGTGATGGCCGACCTGGAAGACATGGGCCTCATTACTGCGCCCCACACCTCGGCCGGGCGTATTCCGACCGCGCAGGGCTACCGGCTGTTTGTAGACAGCCTGCTCAATATCCAGCCACTGGGCAGCAGCGAGGTGCTGCGCATCAAGAGCCAGTTTGACCCCGACAAGAGTACCCACGGCCTGCTCGAAACCGCCTCCACCCTCCTCTCGGAGGTCACCCGCATGGCCAGTGTGGTGCTGTTGCCTCGGCGCGATCAGGCCGCTTTCCGTCACGTCGAGTTTCTGCCGCTGTCGGATAATCGCGTGTTGGTGATACTGGTGATCAACGAGCGCGAGGTGCAGAACCGCATTATTCATACCGAACGCCAGTATTCACCTTCGGAGTTGCAGCAGGCGGCCAACTATCTCAACAGCGTTTTTTCCGGACAGAACCTGCACGCCGTGCGCACCCGCCTGCTACAGGATCTGAACGAAACGCGCGAGGGCATGAATAACATGATGGCGCTGGCCATAGAGGCTGCCGAGCAGGCGTTTGGCACTACACAGGATCCCAGCGATTACTTGCTGGCCGGTCAGATTCACCTGCTGCGGCAGGCGCAGGGCCTGGATATCGACAAGCTGCGGCAGCTTTTTGACGCCTTCACCCAGAAGCGTGATCTACTGTATCTGCTCGACCAGTGCCTGAACGCGCGCGGGGTACAGATATTCATCGGCGCCGAATCGGGCTATAACGTACTGCAGGACTACAGCGTGGTGACATCGCCCTATGAGGCCGACGGCAAGGTGATCGGGGTGCTGGGCGTGATCGGCCCTACGCGCATGCTGTACGACCGCGTGATCCCGATGGTCGATATTACCGCGAAACTGCTGGGCGCCGCTTTGAATCAGCGCGGTTAA
- the dnaJ gene encoding molecular chaperone DnaJ, with product MAKRDFYEILGVARNASEDDLKKAYRKLAMKYHPDRNPDDAQSEEKFKEAKEAYEVLNDARKRSAYDQFGHAGVDSAAAAAGAGARGADFSDIFSDVFGDIFGGGRAGARSSTAYSGADLRYNLALSLEDAVRGTTVKIRIPAHVACGTCAGTGAKAGTSPTTCTTCGGNGQIRMQQGFFALQQPCPRCHGSGKLIQHPCETCHGKGRVQEHKTLSVKIPAGVDTGDRIRLSGEGEAGEQGGPSGDLYVQVSVREHAIFKRQDSNLYCEMPISIATATLGGELDIPTLEGRVKLKIPPETQTGKVFKLRGKGVRSVRGGAVGDLLCRVIVETPVNLNSRQKALLEELDESLQTGGTRHSPQASSWLDGVKKFFDDMRTS from the coding sequence ATGGCTAAGCGGGACTTTTACGAAATACTGGGTGTGGCACGCAACGCGAGCGAAGACGATCTGAAAAAGGCCTATCGCAAGCTTGCGATGAAATACCATCCGGATCGCAATCCGGACGACGCGCAGTCGGAAGAGAAATTCAAGGAGGCCAAAGAGGCTTACGAGGTACTCAACGATGCGCGCAAACGCTCGGCCTATGACCAGTTTGGTCATGCCGGAGTAGACTCGGCCGCCGCTGCGGCGGGGGCTGGCGCCCGTGGCGCCGATTTCAGCGACATCTTCAGCGATGTGTTCGGTGACATCTTCGGCGGCGGGCGCGCAGGTGCGCGCAGCAGCACCGCCTACAGTGGCGCGGATTTGCGCTACAACCTTGCGCTCAGCCTGGAAGATGCGGTGCGTGGCACTACCGTCAAGATTCGCATCCCGGCGCATGTCGCCTGTGGCACATGCGCCGGAACGGGCGCCAAGGCAGGCACCAGTCCGACCACCTGCACTACCTGCGGCGGCAACGGCCAGATTCGCATGCAACAGGGATTTTTTGCCCTGCAACAGCCGTGTCCGCGTTGTCATGGCAGCGGCAAGCTGATTCAGCATCCCTGTGAAACCTGTCACGGCAAGGGACGCGTACAGGAGCACAAGACCCTCTCGGTCAAGATTCCCGCCGGCGTCGACACCGGTGACCGCATCCGCCTCAGCGGTGAAGGTGAAGCGGGGGAGCAGGGCGGACCGTCAGGGGATCTTTACGTGCAGGTGAGTGTGCGCGAGCACGCCATTTTCAAGCGTCAGGACAGCAACCTCTACTGCGAGATGCCTATCAGCATTGCCACTGCTACCCTGGGCGGCGAACTGGACATCCCCACGCTGGAAGGCCGGGTAAAGCTCAAGATCCCGCCCGAGACACAGACCGGCAAGGTGTTTAAACTGCGGGGCAAGGGCGTGCGCTCGGTGCGGGGCGGTGCTGTGGGCGACCTGCTGTGCCGTGTCATTGTCGAAACACCGGTCAACCTCAACAGCCGCCAGAAGGCCTTGCTCGAGGAACTGGATGAATCGCTGCAAACGGGTGGCACGCGCCACAGCCCGCAGGCAAGCTCGTGGCTGGACGGTGTAAAGAAATTCTTTGACGACATGCGCACCTCCTGA
- the carA gene encoding glutamine-hydrolyzing carbamoyl-phosphate synthase small subunit has translation MPALLALQDGSLFRGEACGAIGQSVGEVVFNTAMTGYQEILTDASYCRQIVTLTYPHIGNVGVNRADANAARVWAAGLVIRDLSMIGSNWRSEQTLEGYLQQHQVIAIAGIDTRRLTRLLREQGAQNGCIVAGEAIDEAAAVAAARAFSGLKGLDLAREVTTPEPHEWRQGSWSLQQGMPAPQAADQLTWHVAAYDYGIKHGILSRLTDRGCRVTVLPARTPASEVLALKPDGIFLSNGPGDPEPCDYAITAIRELLQTGIPLFGICLGHQLLALACGARTLKMKFGHHGANHPVQELASGRVLITSQNHGFAVDETTLPENVRATHRSLFDGSLQGVELTDRPAFSFQGHPEDCPGPHDMHYLFDKFTGMMEQQGKDAK, from the coding sequence ATGCCCGCCCTGTTAGCCTTGCAAGACGGCAGCCTGTTCCGGGGCGAGGCCTGTGGCGCCATTGGCCAGTCGGTCGGGGAGGTGGTGTTCAATACCGCCATGACCGGCTATCAGGAAATCCTGACCGATGCCTCCTACTGCAGGCAGATCGTTACCCTGACCTACCCCCACATCGGCAATGTCGGTGTTAACCGCGCCGATGCAAATGCCGCCCGAGTCTGGGCCGCCGGGCTGGTGATCCGCGATCTCTCCATGATCGGCAGCAACTGGCGCTCGGAGCAGACGCTGGAGGGGTATTTGCAGCAGCATCAGGTCATTGCCATCGCCGGCATTGATACCCGCCGTCTTACCCGCCTGCTGCGCGAGCAGGGCGCGCAGAATGGCTGCATCGTGGCGGGCGAGGCCATCGACGAGGCCGCCGCTGTGGCCGCAGCACGTGCCTTTTCCGGCCTGAAAGGCCTGGATCTCGCACGGGAGGTCACGACCCCCGAGCCCCATGAGTGGCGCCAAGGCAGTTGGAGCTTGCAGCAGGGTATGCCCGCCCCGCAGGCGGCGGATCAATTGACCTGGCATGTGGCCGCGTACGACTACGGTATCAAGCACGGCATTCTGAGCCGGCTGACCGACCGCGGCTGCCGGGTGACGGTACTCCCGGCCAGGACGCCCGCCAGCGAGGTGCTTGCCCTCAAGCCGGACGGGATATTTCTCTCCAACGGCCCCGGTGACCCGGAGCCCTGTGACTACGCGATTACGGCCATCCGCGAGCTGTTGCAAACGGGTATCCCGCTGTTTGGTATTTGCCTTGGGCATCAGTTGCTGGCGCTGGCCTGCGGTGCCCGCACCTTGAAAATGAAATTTGGTCACCATGGCGCGAATCACCCGGTGCAGGAGCTTGCCAGCGGACGGGTGCTGATCACCAGCCAGAATCACGGGTTTGCCGTCGACGAAACCACGCTGCCGGAAAATGTGCGCGCCACCCACCGCTCGCTGTTCGATGGTTCACTACAGGGCGTTGAGTTAACCGACCGGCCCGCGTTCAGCTTCCAGGGCCATCCCGAGGACTGCCCGGGCCCGCATGATATGCACTATTTATTCGATAAATTTACAGGAATGATGGAGCAGCAGGGGAAAGATGCAAAATAG
- the grpE gene encoding nucleotide exchange factor GrpE, with protein sequence MEHDEQPATQAAPVTEPEAPDVLKLLEDARGKADEHWDLVLRARADLENQRRRHERDLESAHKYALERFALELLPVMDSLELGLATAETSDRALREGMELTLKQLAAAFSRFALAAINPVGEKFNPQLHQAMAAQESTEVEPNIVLTVYRKGYLLHERVIRPAMVIVSKAVETGTEQA encoded by the coding sequence ATGGAACACGACGAACAACCCGCCACCCAGGCAGCCCCTGTCACCGAGCCCGAGGCGCCGGATGTGCTCAAGCTGCTCGAAGACGCGCGCGGCAAGGCCGATGAGCACTGGGACCTGGTGCTGAGGGCCCGCGCCGATCTCGAAAACCAGCGCCGTCGCCACGAGCGGGATCTGGAAAGTGCCCACAAATATGCGCTGGAGCGGTTTGCGCTGGAGTTGCTGCCGGTGATGGACAGCCTGGAACTGGGGCTGGCCACCGCCGAGACCTCCGACCGGGCCCTGCGCGAGGGCATGGAGTTGACCCTCAAGCAACTGGCAGCCGCGTTTTCCCGCTTCGCCCTCGCTGCAATCAACCCCGTAGGCGAAAAATTCAACCCGCAGTTGCATCAGGCCATGGCCGCCCAGGAAAGCACCGAGGTGGAGCCCAACATCGTGTTGACGGTGTACCGGAAGGGTTATCTGCTGCATGAGCGCGTGATTCGCCCCGCCATGGTGATTGTTTCAAAAGCAGTTGAAACCGGTACCGAACAGGCTTGA
- the recN gene encoding DNA repair protein RecN codes for MLTQLAIRDFAIIGQLEINLHDGFTVVTGETGAGKSIMVDALDLVLGARADSGMVRQGSERAEINAAFDVAALPLVQCWLKEQELDSGDCLLRRTVASDGRSKAYINGTPVTLQTVQALGEMLVDIHGQHEHQSLLKRDMQRELLDGYAGHGALLNQVAAQHAHWRAAQHELDSLQRTMAEREARLDLLTHQTHELEVLQLGADELATLDEEHARLANAGRLLETSHAVLHALYESETGSSLSQLAHSAHQLRELSAFEARMGAITELLDSACIQVREAASELRHTLDSLDLDPARLEAVEQRLRSVHDLARKHRVQPAELLPLLTRLAEERDTLLHADTRLEQLRSDAATAENDYRAQAQKLSASRTQAATQLAGKVSAGMQQLGMPGGCFDIAFEALDAAAATGLERVEFLVSANPGQALKPLNKVASGGELSRISLAIQVIAAQSGRIPTLVFDEVDVGVGGGVAEIVGQQLRALGQSRQVLCVTHLPQVAAQGQQHLQVSKQSSKGTTQISVSELAADQRRDEIARMLGGVTITGQTRVHAEEMLEHAQSTPLRKKKGGAQKSRGDA; via the coding sequence ATGCTGACGCAACTTGCCATCCGTGACTTTGCCATCATCGGGCAACTGGAAATCAACCTGCACGATGGCTTTACCGTAGTGACCGGGGAAACCGGCGCTGGAAAATCCATCATGGTGGACGCGCTCGATCTGGTGCTCGGTGCCCGCGCCGACAGCGGCATGGTGCGCCAGGGCAGCGAACGCGCCGAAATAAATGCCGCCTTTGATGTCGCAGCACTGCCCCTCGTGCAGTGCTGGCTCAAAGAGCAGGAGTTGGATAGCGGCGACTGTCTGCTGCGCCGAACCGTGGCCAGTGATGGGCGCTCCAAGGCCTACATCAACGGCACGCCGGTGACCTTGCAGACAGTGCAGGCGCTGGGCGAAATGCTGGTGGATATACACGGTCAGCATGAGCACCAGTCGCTGCTCAAGCGTGATATGCAGCGCGAACTGCTGGATGGCTATGCCGGCCACGGCGCCCTGCTCAATCAGGTGGCGGCACAGCATGCGCACTGGCGCGCCGCCCAACACGAGCTCGACAGCCTGCAGCGCACCATGGCCGAGCGCGAAGCGCGGCTTGACCTGCTCACACACCAAACCCACGAACTGGAAGTGCTGCAACTGGGTGCGGACGAACTGGCAACGCTGGACGAAGAACACGCCCGCCTTGCCAACGCGGGCCGACTGCTGGAAACCTCGCACGCCGTACTGCACGCACTGTATGAAAGTGAAACCGGCTCCAGCCTGAGCCAGCTTGCCCACAGCGCGCATCAATTGCGCGAACTCAGCGCCTTCGAAGCACGTATGGGCGCTATCACAGAGTTGCTCGACAGTGCCTGTATCCAGGTGCGGGAAGCAGCCAGCGAACTGCGCCACACCCTCGACAGCCTTGATCTCGACCCGGCCCGGCTTGAAGCCGTCGAGCAGCGACTGCGCAGTGTGCATGACCTTGCGCGCAAACATCGGGTGCAGCCTGCCGAACTGCTGCCATTGCTCACGCGTCTCGCTGAGGAGCGCGATACCCTGCTACACGCCGACACGCGCCTGGAGCAGCTGCGCAGTGATGCCGCCACGGCAGAAAATGACTATCGTGCGCAGGCCCAGAAGCTGAGCGCCAGCCGCACCCAGGCCGCCACGCAGTTAGCTGGCAAGGTGAGTGCAGGGATGCAGCAGTTGGGCATGCCGGGCGGGTGTTTTGATATTGCCTTCGAGGCACTGGATGCTGCCGCTGCCACGGGACTGGAACGGGTAGAGTTTCTGGTCAGCGCCAACCCCGGTCAGGCGCTGAAGCCGCTCAACAAGGTGGCCTCCGGCGGCGAACTGTCGCGCATCAGTCTCGCCATCCAGGTCATCGCCGCGCAAAGCGGGCGCATTCCGACCTTGGTTTTTGACGAGGTGGACGTCGGCGTCGGCGGAGGCGTAGCGGAGATCGTGGGGCAGCAGTTACGCGCGCTGGGTCAGAGCCGTCAGGTGCTGTGCGTCACCCACTTGCCGCAGGTCGCGGCCCAGGGGCAGCAGCATCTTCAGGTCAGCAAGCAGAGCAGCAAAGGCACAACACAGATCAGCGTCAGCGAACTTGCGGCGGATCAGCGCCGTGATGA
- a CDS encoding NAD(+) kinase, which translates to MARAFRCIGIIGKFGDPGVGPAIHTLGEHLRGRGLKVLLDEATAELVLEHGFDTVERAEIGKQCDLVIAIGGDGTLLNAARSLANCDVPLLGVNLGRIGFLADISPGQMIERVDEILGGQYLEEQRLLLHTVIHRDGQPLDGSDAFNDVVLHKWNAARMIEFDTRIDGHFVNTYRSDGLIVATPTGSTAYALSSDGPILYPTLDVIVLVPICPHTMSNRPVVVDGNSQIEILVRDIAQSGAQLSCDGQINLGVQQGDLIKIYKKHKCVRLIHPASHNYYETLRAKLHWGEKL; encoded by the coding sequence ATGGCACGCGCATTTCGTTGCATCGGAATCATCGGCAAATTCGGTGACCCTGGAGTGGGGCCCGCCATTCACACCCTGGGCGAGCACCTGCGAGGGCGTGGCCTCAAAGTGCTGCTGGATGAGGCCACCGCCGAGCTGGTGCTGGAGCATGGCTTCGACACGGTGGAACGTGCCGAGATCGGCAAACAGTGCGACCTCGTCATTGCCATCGGCGGTGATGGCACCCTGCTCAATGCGGCGCGTTCACTCGCCAACTGCGACGTGCCGCTGCTGGGCGTCAACCTTGGGCGCATCGGCTTTCTGGCCGACATCTCCCCCGGCCAGATGATCGAACGGGTCGACGAAATCCTTGGCGGCCAGTATCTGGAGGAACAGCGTCTGCTGCTGCACACCGTCATCCATCGTGACGGGCAGCCGCTGGACGGCAGTGATGCCTTCAATGATGTCGTGCTGCACAAGTGGAACGCGGCGCGCATGATCGAATTCGATACCCGCATCGACGGCCACTTTGTAAACACCTACCGCTCAGACGGCCTCATCGTGGCCACACCCACAGGCTCCACCGCCTACGCGCTGTCGAGCGATGGGCCCATCCTGTATCCCACGCTGGATGTCATCGTGCTGGTGCCGATTTGTCCCCACACCATGAGCAACCGCCCGGTCGTGGTGGACGGCAACAGCCAGATCGAGATCCTCGTGCGCGATATCGCACAGTCGGGTGCCCAGCTGAGTTGTGATGGCCAGATCAACCTTGGTGTACAGCAGGGCGATTTGATCAAGATATACAAAAAGCATAAATGCGTACGACTGATTCACCCCGCCAGCCACAACTACTATGAAACGCTGCGGGCCAAACTGCACTGGGGCGAGAAACTCTAA
- the dnaK gene encoding molecular chaperone DnaK, with amino-acid sequence MGKIIGIDLGTTNSCVAVMEGGKPRVIENSEGDRTTPSIVAYASDDEVLVGQPAKRQAVTNPKNTLYAIKRLIGRRFTDAVVQKDVKLVPYSIVAADNGDAWVEVNGRKMAPPEISARVLMKMKKTAEDYLGEPVTEAVITVPAYFDDSQRQATKAAGKIAGLEVKRIINEPTAAALAYGMDKKRGDSKIAVYDLGGGTFDISIIEIAEVEGEHQFEVLSTNGDTFLGGEDFDQRLIDHLVEEFKRDSGIDLKKDPLALQRLKDAAEKAKIELSSREQTDVNLPYVTADASGPKHLNVKITRAKLEALVDDLIERTLGPCKTALKDAGLSADKIDDIIMVGGQTRMPKVQEAVQKLFGKEPRKDVNPDEAVAVGAAIQAGVLGGEVKDVLLLDVTPLSLGIETMGGVMTKLIDKNTTIPTKATQVFSTADDNQTAVTVHVLQGEREMASANKSLGRFDLADIPPAPRGMPQIEVMFDIDANGILNVSAKDKATNKSQSIVIKASSGLSEDEVTRMIKDAEAHAEDDRKFHALVTARNQAEGLIHSVNRSLTEAGDKIDAAEKANIEAAINALKEAVQGEDVTAMETRSKDLSEASGKLIERLAQQQAAQPEESGGKQQAGGDDNVVEAEFEEVKDNNKQQ; translated from the coding sequence ATGGGCAAGATTATCGGCATTGACCTCGGCACCACCAATTCCTGCGTTGCCGTGATGGAAGGCGGCAAGCCGCGCGTGATTGAAAACAGCGAAGGCGATCGCACCACGCCCTCTATCGTGGCCTACGCCAGCGATGACGAAGTGCTGGTCGGCCAGCCGGCCAAGCGCCAGGCGGTCACCAACCCCAAAAACACCCTGTATGCCATCAAGCGTCTGATCGGGCGCCGCTTCACCGATGCCGTGGTGCAGAAAGACGTCAAGCTGGTGCCTTACAGCATTGTCGCAGCCGACAACGGCGATGCCTGGGTGGAAGTGAACGGCAGGAAGATGGCGCCGCCGGAAATCTCCGCGCGGGTGCTGATGAAAATGAAAAAGACCGCCGAGGACTATCTGGGCGAGCCGGTCACCGAGGCGGTGATCACCGTGCCGGCCTATTTTGACGACTCTCAGCGCCAGGCCACCAAGGCCGCAGGCAAGATCGCCGGGCTGGAGGTCAAGCGCATCATCAACGAACCCACTGCCGCGGCGCTGGCCTACGGCATGGACAAGAAGCGCGGCGACTCCAAGATCGCGGTCTACGACCTGGGTGGCGGCACCTTCGATATTTCCATCATCGAGATTGCCGAAGTGGAGGGCGAGCACCAGTTTGAGGTGCTGTCTACCAACGGCGACACCTTCCTCGGCGGCGAAGATTTCGACCAGCGCCTGATTGACCATCTGGTGGAGGAGTTCAAGCGTGACAGCGGCATCGACCTCAAAAAAGACCCGCTGGCCTTGCAGCGCCTGAAGGACGCTGCCGAGAAGGCCAAGATCGAGCTCTCCTCACGCGAGCAAACCGATGTGAACCTGCCCTATGTTACAGCCGATGCGAGCGGGCCCAAACATCTCAATGTCAAAATCACGCGCGCCAAACTGGAGGCGCTGGTGGATGACCTCATCGAGCGTACCCTCGGGCCGTGCAAAACCGCACTGAAAGATGCAGGGCTGAGCGCAGACAAGATCGACGATATCATCATGGTCGGTGGCCAGACGCGCATGCCCAAGGTACAGGAGGCGGTGCAGAAACTGTTTGGCAAGGAGCCGCGCAAGGATGTGAACCCGGACGAGGCCGTGGCTGTCGGCGCCGCGATCCAGGCTGGTGTGCTGGGTGGCGAGGTCAAGGACGTGCTGTTGCTGGATGTGACACCGCTGTCGCTCGGCATTGAGACTATGGGCGGCGTGATGACCAAGCTGATCGACAAGAACACCACCATTCCGACCAAGGCCACCCAGGTGTTTTCGACCGCAGACGACAATCAGACCGCGGTGACCGTGCACGTGTTGCAGGGCGAGCGTGAGATGGCGTCGGCCAACAAGTCGCTGGGGCGCTTCGACCTCGCCGACATTCCGCCTGCACCGCGCGGCATGCCACAGATTGAGGTAATGTTCGACATCGATGCCAACGGCATTCTGAACGTGTCGGCCAAGGACAAGGCCACCAACAAAAGTCAGTCGATCGTGATCAAGGCCTCCAGTGGCTTGTCCGAAGACGAGGTCACCCGCATGATCAAGGACGCCGAGGCCCATGCCGAGGATGACCGCAAGTTCCACGCCCTGGTCACGGCGCGTAATCAGGCCGAGGGCTTGATACACTCCGTCAACAGGTCCCTGACCGAGGCCGGTGACAAGATTGATGCCGCAGAAAAGGCGAACATCGAGGCCGCCATCAACGCCCTGAAAGAAGCGGTGCAGGGAGAAGACGTGACCGCCATGGAGACTCGCAGCAAGGACCTGAGCGAGGCCTCAGGCAAGCTGATTGAGCGCCTGGCGCAACAGCAGGCGGCCCAACCTGAGGAATCCGGTGGCAAGCAGCAGGCCGGCGGGGACGACAATGTCGTTGAAGCGGAGTTTGAGGAAGTGAAGGACAACAACAAACAGCAGTAA